agTTTTAAGCAATACAATGTTTTCACGCGAGAATCTCGCATTAATCTCAGGCCTTGCTCACGTTTGTTGAGCTTTATGATGTGCATACTTCTATAAATTGGATGGGTCTCTCTGTCgtgtattttttttggttacaaAATAACATGTAAGGATGTAACACAACACTTCTTAGGAGCTAACTTATTCTAATTTTACTCTCACTTGGAGTTTTCATGAAATTGGATGTATTAGTGTTAGTATGATCACATCTTCTCTCTGTCATGCATATTCTTCtcttacaaaaacaaatattatcaaGTTTCTTTAAAGTTTGGGTACTCTAAAAGTTGTATTGTATATGTATAGGTTCGATTTGCTTTTGCTATTTTGATATGAATAACTAAATAGTATTAATTCTTTGACAAGCATATCAAGTCGCATAAATAGTATAAAATGAAAGTTTAAGTATCGTATCTATAAGGACTTGCGTAATACTTGACCAAATAGCTACACTCACTAACTATGGCTATCAAaacaatgattattttaattagattgagaaaatgtaaataacaatagcataaataaacaaaaactatttttggCATTATTACAAACACGTGGAATgcgataaaaacaaataaaataacaaagaatAAAAGGGTTGGAATTGATTTCACTAAACCACCTTTTTATGCAAACAAAGATCACTCATCTAGTTCAAAACCCAACTATTATCatcaatttacaaaaatactCAAATCTCGATCCTTCAGATGAAAAAAATCTAAGTCTCTCGACCAAACTATCAATCTTTTGACTAGTTTAATCAagtaatttactttaaaaataaaagttaaaagatgGCTAACAAGTCTTGTTCCATTCCTAAACACAAAATCTATTAGATGTTTCTGTCCATTTCtaagttcaaaatattttccaatGACAATTCAAACCACAAATATCAAACAAATGGTGATCAAGCCAAACCAAGTGTTAATACACAAAAAATATCACTTAATAAAGAACAATAAACAGATTAATAATCAAAATGTAAATATAAGGATGAATTTAGTTACATCAACTTGTAAAATGAGTAAAtctaattacataaaaaaagaataaaataaatgatgaaaaaCGGTAAGGAAGCTATGGAAAGGAAGGGAAAGAGCTTCCCAATCTTCACCCTAGACAACTCCCATAACCAAATCTGTCTTCAATTTGCATTCTTGGAGCTTAAATAGGGCCGAACACGCTACACTTTCGTTTTTGCTTAATGACATGTGCACCGAGCGTGAGGTTTGCGCTTAGTCTGCATGCAAAACAGACTACTATAAATCACTAGGTGTTGAACATGAGGTTAGCGCTTAGCTTAAATCTTTGATAGTAGGAACAATTCACTCATTGTGCACTTCTTGTTGAGGGCACACCAAGTTTCAGTTTGGGCCCCTTCAACCTCGAATTGAGTTTCATGCGGActatctttttcatttatttttacatcaaaataaattaaaattagataaaaaattaaatatttaaactattttaaagctatatattctaatttattcaaaacgtaattataaatcaaatcaaacaaaattgaatgtgttaaaatattaagataGTTGCCTATAAAAtcatcaataatataatattcttaatgcaattatCAAATAGGTTGCTTATTAATATGCTGTATAGGTTGTTTACTTGCATATTTAGATTAGatcaaaaactaaattaatatttggtATCAGAATTTTGTATATCTCTACTTTGCTTAATTTGTTCTGTTTTTGGAAtttctaaatatattaatttttcggTGTGATACTTCAGTGCAATAATTTTAGAGAGCagtgcaatttttttaatatatattttaattaaataaattttaaaatgttatcatttttattctttagtaGTATATTTTAACGTAAGAGAGGAGgaataataatagtataatatcATATCTCTTAGGGGAACAAAATGTATTCTACGTACAATTTAACATAACAAGGGAATGTGGTATAAGACTTGTATCTCTCTAAGGAGAGaagtgtaatttaatttaaagacgTTATGTTAAATTGACTAGATTGGagtatattttaacataaaagacaaaaaacagtATAATTAAGCATGACAATAGAGGGAGTCTGAAATGACTTTGACTTTCTCCATCTCATTCTCCCCAAAGATTGAACGTATAGATTGAGATGAGTTTAGAATTTTGATATCCACCTCCATTCATATCAAGTTTTTTCAGGTTCTGAAAAATTAGTGGGTAATcaactacattttttttataattttagtttatttatatatttttttaaataaattatatattaatttataattgattatatttcaattccaataaaatataaaaataataaataaataaataaattatgaattaagaattaaattatatttttagttaaatttgtaattttaatttttctatttacttattattatagtttaaattatttaactattaaactaattaatttaagtttttaaaaattacagaaaatttaaattaaaacaataaaatcttacATGTGTGCGCGCGttgttacaaataaaaatattgtaaaaaaaatgtaatagtaCATGTACATGTTATTAGATACTCGCCTCTGTTCCGTTTTAAAAAGTCAAGTAAAACCGATATTGGGTTAAAGCATTTATTCTCCATCAATGGCAGATTCAGGTGGATATACGGGAGTTTGAAGTTCTTGTCACGTCTAAGTATAATGCTGGCATCTCTTAAGAGATTATAGTGcaatttacttatttaattttttcatttttcttctttccacacatatttctaaaaaaaaatgagatgtagTGTTGTCATTTTCCTACGTTACATAATCGTGCCCATAATATGGCAATTAAGGATTCCTATTCGTAAACAAAAACATGGTCATAGTTTGTGGATTAAGCTTCCATAAAACCAAGTTCGTAGATTAAGCCATGCATATTATTaggcactttttttttttttttttagaaattccaAACTCAATTTGGAGAGTAAACTTATTATGATACCATGTTTAATCACTCTAAAAAATACCATGTTTTTAGAAACTCAGTTATAAAcctaaatttacaaaaacatgCGCTTAATTACTACTGTCCTTACCATATATTGTGCTATGGATATCACCTAGCCCCACTCCTCAAAACATGGAGCACAACAGTTAGAACACACCATGATTTATATATGAAGGCCACTCTAACTAGTAACTAAGCCTTTATTTCCTCTACCTACTACATTTCAATAACACCAAaaggttaaaacttaaaacacaGAAGAACTAACTTAAAACGTATAGCATCTTGGAGTTTATCCTTCGCCAAATGGCGTGTTAATTGGGGATAATAAGGTACAGTAGTATTCCTGGATTATGGTGAATGCAACTAGTGTTGAACACCACTGAGTTGTTGACACACTGCACATTGCTCTTAGTACTGTACAAAACATTCATTATTGGAGGTGAAGATAGTGTTCTCACAGCTTTCTCACTCTTGTGAATGGGTTGTTTCTTTTGGGATTGGGTTATTTTCATTTCAACACCTATATTTTCCCCTGCAATTGTTATGACCTCATGCCATTGGCCTCAGAATCCGAAGGCCTTGTGTGAATACCTTTCCCTTTCGTTTCGTTTTCTTTGCTTTTTTCATGAGAGGAAGTGTTTGTTGCTTCGAATTAATAATGGAATTGGGTTGACCATGGAGTTTTTGGAACGAAAATGCTAACTCAAGACAAATAATGCAAATGAGGAGGCTTGTTTGATGTGAGCATGAAAATGTATGACTCATGCAATCTTATTTATAGATACCATAATGAATTAATGCTATGATATCCAATAGGATATCATAAAATCACAACTTGCTCTATCAACAAGGATTTTTCATTAGTACAAGAGAAAAGGGCAATGAAgaggaaaaatacataaaaccTATTACCTAGCTAGTAGCAAACACGGAAAGTGAGAACATCTATATAGAAAGCATTAGATTCGATTGGCATTTGTCACTTCCAGCTGACACAAGCTATATTGGTACCGCCGAAGTGATGTTCCATCCAAGAATTTGCTTTTGAAGCCCAAAGTCTgactaatttttagtttcatgcATGCGTGTACGTTTGAGAATTCAATCCAATCTACTATCACATGAAAAGTCAACCGTAACATGAATATTAATTACATCTGTTTCCTTAGTTATATAGTTGTAGACCCCATCATCAAGCTACATTTGTCAGCTTTGATACACATGCATAGAAGGAACATTTCATCAGGTTCAATTGTTGTTTAAggccataaaaaaataaaaacaaaaaactcttTAAAACTTTTCATGCAAACCCACAtatcattacaaaaaaaatgacttaaGGCAACGAAAGGAAACCGTGACctgaaatgaaaaaattgtgGCCTAAGGTTTAGACAACGGTTTTCTAGTTGTGATCTAGGTGGTCGTGGTCAATTCTAATAGGAAACGGTTTTTTCAACTATGCCCAcagattttaaaaaatcgtTGACTAAAAGCATGCATATATTTTGAATGTCCTACACCTGAGCAATTGTACTAATCCAAGGGTTCCACTTCCCTTACTTTTccgataaaataaaactaaataattacAACCATGTGAGCAATTATGGAAGGTTCTGCATTAACAAATTTACTGTTTGATCAGATCGGATCTGTAactatcttgattcttgatatgAAATGAACAATAATGCTTTTCATGATCGATCAAGTGTGGACGTTTCTGAAATCTCAGCCGCCGAGAATCATATACATTATGGAATGAGACTCGCATGCAACAGTTAGTATGATGTAGTAATTGTACGGTGGATTATGCTTTCTGTTCTTAGAGGGCCAAAATCAGGACCATTGATTACATactctcttctccttctttgtTGTACAATGACCAATCAAGGTCTCTGATTTTGCAGGATTTTGGCTGCATGGATTTTTTTCTGGAGAGAATCCTGATTTTGTTTCCAAATAACTTCGCTCGTATTCTTAATCATGCACGGTTGCCAATTAATAAAATTCACTCACGGCAAAAAGTCTGATTTGATTCTGCCAACATCACATCTTGTATAGGGCaaagttagaaaatatttattgctAGATCTACGTACATCTTGTATTGAGTGgctgattttcttttttctttttcctaacttctagtcaataataatttttataatttttagttatttttacacataaaattaaaattattttatattttaaatgataataatcttattaaatattGTAATGATTAACAATAAATGCACCACTAATTTTACATACAATTTTGCATGAATTATATAACTTTAAAACTTTAACTATTGCagcaataacaacaaaaacaacttgTTTTAGGCAActaaacaataattaatatttgaatagtaTAATTAAAGACTCACAATcacttataaaattaatattgtcaAAATTACTACAATTATTCTATATATTATCAGCATAATCATTTTGGCGGTTCCAAATTGTTTCTCTCAAGCTTGCCACGCCTTTATTTTCTCTAGACATATCAATCACACCATACATAATAAGCTTAAAAACGAAAAAAGAACTTAAATCACTACCACCAAATGGGGTTATAGGTCTAGCAAATTACTTAAAATGCCACCTTAATGAAATCAATTGCGTTGACCACTACCATCACGTTCCTTGAGGTGGAATCCTTGGCCTAATGGCTTTTTTGGGATAACAAGGTACACTCCTGGATCATGGTGTGTTAAACTACTGTGCAACACCATTGAGTTGTTCACGCACTGCACATTGCTGTTAGCATACAGAGATCTCATTTTGGGATAGGGTTTCTTGTGGGATTTGGTTATTTGCATGCATGCACCTTTATTTTCCCCTGAAATTGTTATGACCCTTATGCCATATTGGCCCCCAGAACCCGAAATCTTTGTCTGAAtacctttctctttctttaattCGTTTTCTGTGGTTGtcatctctttttcatttttttggccGATGCCATTGCCATTTCCATTAGGCTTTTCAATGTTCCCTTCTTCTTCAGATATCTTAGTCTGAAGCTGAGCCTGAGCCTTCAGTTTGGTAGGTGGAAAGGTGATGGGGGTAGTGGGTTTGAGGTTTTGTTGAATTGGGATGTGAACATCTGGTGGTGTTGGTGATAGAGATTTGGTGGCACTTTCATTGTTGTCATTAGAAAAAATGTTTGTTGTTTTGAGAGAAGGTTCTGCAGTGTGAGGTTTAGGATGTGACTCTGGAGCAGGAGAAGATCTTAGAGAGGCCAAGCGAGACCATGGACGAATTGGAATTGGGTTAGCCATGGCGTTTTGAAATGCTCTCAATACTCAAACCTCAATGCAATGACAAGAGATGTTATAACAGAAATGTGAGTACGAAAATGTATGACTCATGcaatcttatttaatatttatagatgGAGTGAATCAATATGCTGATCCAATAGGAAATCATAAATCACAACTTGTCGCATAAAAAGGAATATTTATTAGATCATGAGGAAAATACCTATTACCTTGTACAAAACACGGAAtgacagaaaaacgtgaaaagcATAAGATTCGATTTGGCATTTCCAGCTGACACAAGCTATATTCGTATCTGCGAAAGTGATACTACAAAACTTTACTTTTGGTATAGCAAAAAAAGAATCAGTTTACTTTAGGGGTCCACACTCTGGCGAATTTATACTCTCATACATCGTACATGGAGCCTTTCCTGAATAATTCATTGCAATGTGAAAATTCAACGGTAAGATGACTACATTAATCGTCCTTGCCACATATATTTGTCAATTGTCATCCCTGCTATGTTTAATTTGTACATACATCCAACAATATTTATcagtttagtttttaaattgtgGTTAAAAGGccctaaaaaaaatctttcaaaatgTGGACTGTCTAGATTTAGATTCCtgatatatatatgaaatgaaCAAATGCTTTTCATGATCAAGTGTGGACGTTTTTGAAATTTCAGCCACAGAGAATCGTATATATTGTGGAATGTGGTATTTGTTAGTTCTTAACCACTATAGTATGATGAGCGGGGGATTGTAGGTACTGTGCTTAAAGCGGCTCCATCATGATCCCAAAAATAACCTCATTCATACTTGCATGCATGCATGGTTGGTTGCCAATGAATAAACAAAATTCCCTCACAGAACAAGTTGGTTTCTTCCTTTTTGGTGAAAGGAATAAGTTGGATTTGATTCGGGCAACATCAAATCTTGTATACTAgggaaaagttagaaaatatttatcaatggCTAGACATCaaggaaagtaaaaaatattgaacaCAACAATATTAAAGTTTCGGACTAGCCAAACCAAATTTATCTTACGTACCCCAAAATGCCAAAACAGTTTTGCAAAAACATTAATTAGGGCATGCTAGTCAGCTCTAATGTGACTCCACCACGATGTTGCTTGTATTGTCATTCTAGTGCTATCTCTTTTCTTCCTATTCGTTCGTTTTCAAGATGCTTCAAGTGATTTCCcctaacaaaaactaattaaagTTGCTGATGCCATAGATGATTCAAGATATAGTATCCCATTTCTGCAACACATAAATCTCAACGGATGTGCATGTGTTCGAGAATAGGTaacaaaaaggtattttttttataattttttaattaaactttggattcatttttctttttgaagtgGGAATAAACTAATCAATAACCAATAAGTAAACACATTAACCATTGATTCGTCCATGCGTCATTATAGCGTTAATTAGCTTCTTTTTTTGGTGACCATAtctagaaaatttaattaaaaaaatatttttatttaaatgattcaattaattatttcactagtgattttttaatctattatacATGgactttgattaaaaaaataaaaataaaatcaataagagataaaaaaaaatatcatcgttattaaataatgatcattaaatcacatatcttagaaatgaaaaaatatacacgtaataattttttgtcactgtaataaaaattatattctataAGATATATACATATCTTTATTAATTTGACATGATgtgtcaaaatttataatttaaaaatcttatttaaatttaaattagaattgacaaattttaaaaataaaagcataaaaaatccAACTAATAGTTGATATGAACGAAATTTCgtgattttataaaagaaaatagatcTATATTTCTATAATCCAACTAATCTATCTACGCTTccaaaaaattaactaatccaTCTACAAATAAATTCAATCCatccatattaaaaaaaaaagttaatgggTTGAATTATTTGAGTTATTGTTATTAATGATTCATCTTGCTACTTTTCTTCCATGTCATtggattattaaattattttttaatgaaacaaatggttcttcctctttttatatattgaaaGTCAAGGAGGAGGAATGAGAGAAAAGTTCACAAGTTTTATTCCTCTTCTAACTAAAATTAACAttctaattaacaaattaaaattttttcaataatatatatatatatatatatatatatatatatatatatatatatttattgaaagtCAATTTTTTACCCATTGATTACTCTCTATTTTCCATAATATTATGttgtttaagattttttacaAGTATTAAGgaatgtaattaatttattgaattttaaagaaaatattagataattttttaacatattatttctctaattaatgaCTCATTTATTCTTATGCACTATtcatactaagtatttattaagagttgtcttaaaaaatatttaatataacattgattttgtaaaatgacatatattatgtaacaaatactttttttaaaaaaaaacacatcgtATATTCTGGAAAGGAGGAGGAAGTATAATTCAACACAAATTTATTGAAGTCATCCGGTTAACATCCTCCTACTAATGAATATTTTCACCCAAAAAGAGGTGTTTGACAAATATTTAGGAAGAATAACAACTGAATTGAATTTGTAATccaactcaaaattttaaagtcGTCTATTTAACACGcctaattaatgaaatattaatgTTCAACCAAAAGAAGTGTTTCAcaatttttagaaataataacaattgaATTTGTAATCCAACTCAAAATTTATCGAAGTCACCCATTTAACTTATCGAAGTCACCCATTTAACTTATCGAAGTCATCCATTTAACACGCCCAATTAATGAATATGTTCACCCAAACCATAACGTACAACTGAATTCGTAATCTAACTCAATTTATCGAAGACATCCAATTAACGCCACTAATGAATATGTTCTGCCAAAAGAAATGTTTGACAATATTTAGGTAGAATAACAACCGAATttgtaaagttaaaaaaaaaaaaaccgagtTTTTAAAGAACATTTTCTTAACATGCTTTTTATATTAGATTAAATTTATACGAGAACTATCAAATAAGGAGTAAACTCAAACGAATCTTATATTATGTAATAAATTTTACGTGACTttctctaataaaaataatattagataaCGTGTTTATaatgtttcttattttaaaatgattcttTCTAACAAGTGttctaaaaatattgattaaataatatttaatttaaaatatatttttattttaaattaaaaaatacttttaataatatttttatttttttaaaaaaatacatcttaAGAATACtttattagcattttttttagcTAGCGATGGTTGTGTTTCAAACTAATAGTATAATTCATTGACTTGTTGTTcaaccataaaaataaaaaactacacTGTCTATACGAgtcaaaaaaacttaaattaaaggttgtaatgtttttcaatttgacatttttttaagcCCTACGCTCCCTGCCTTCCTATTTTGCGGCAAAAGTACGactttctattcttttctttctcgtGTCAACTATGCCTTTCATTTATTCTGTGGAAACTTTTCACACATATATAATCATGAAACGCAAAAATAACCGTTGTTGAGTgcttaagcatgaagctttctCTTTGGAGAGACTTCAGAACATGTACCTTGTTCAAGAATTCACTCCTATAGTCATATTATGCAAGAGCAAAAAATTTAGAGTAAGGACTAATGTGTTATACATATTGTAACTTTAATAAACTATGCATTTGTTGGTTTTCCATATTGTTGTCCTTTATTCATTACAATGCTACAGAAGTATCCATTGTCTGGAAACCTAAGTTGGCAACTTTTAGTAGCTCTCTCttcttaatcatattttttatcaaataaatcaaacttaaaattatgTTTAGGAATCCGAATTAAGTTTTACTGAAGCCAGGTTTTTCATTCAGTTATGAGAAGTGGCTAAAGAAGTTAtcctttgtttttctcttcttttcttttttatctgtgATTCTTAACATACTGACATTACATAATCACCCCAATAATATAGCAATTGAGGGCTATCTTTCCGATCACATAAAAAATAGTCATAGTTCGTGGATTAAGCCATGCATATTAATTAGTTCCTACTGTCGCTTCCATTGTGCTCTGCTCCTCAAAACATGAAGAACAGAAGTTAGAATCCACCAGGAAACTCTTTGATGGGAGTAGTTAATATATAAGTCATAGTCacgattttattaatatattttcattaattgaaAAATGTGGTTACATAAATATTAGCCGTTTCCACATGATCGAAGGCcatgtaataatttttcctttgatGGCCACTCTAACTTGgcctctattttattttcctcaAAAGAACAACTAAgcctttattttctttacttaGTACATATCAATCACACCATAAATAAGctcaaaacaaagaagaagtAGCTTAAAAGTGAAAACGCCACCTTGAAATCAATTGCGTTGACCACCAACACGTTCCTTGAGATGGAATCCTTGACCAATTGGCTTTTTTGGGATAATAAGGTGCATTCCAGGATCATGGTTGGTTAAACTAGTGTGGAACAACATTGAGTTGTTGACACACTGCACATTGCTGTTCCCGTACACACCTCTCATTGGAGGCGAAGATAGTGTTCTCACTTTCTCACCATCAGAATTTCCCATCTTGTGATGAATgggttgttgttgtttctttcGGGATTTGGTTATTTGCATGTGTGCACCTCTGTTTTCCCCTGAAATTGTTATGACCCTTATGCCATTTCCCTCAGAACTCGAAAGCTTTGATTGAATACCATTCCCTTTGGTTTCATTTTCTATGTTTGTCACTTGTTTTTCATTTGGGCCATTGCCTTGCTTTTGGATTTCTCCTGGTTCAGTCTTCAGTGAAGCATTGCCATTAGGCTTTTCAATGGTCACTTCTACCCTTGGCTGAGGGTGAACCTTCAATTTGGCGGGTGGAAAGGTCATAGGGGTAATTAGTTTGAGCTTTTGAGAGTGCATTGGGTTGTGAACATTTGGTGATGTTGGTAGAGATTTGGTGGCACTTTCATTATTGTCACGAGAGCAAGTGTTTGTTGCTTTAAGAGAAGGTTCTGAAGTGTGAGGTTTAGGATGTGACTCTGGATTGGGAGCTGATGAAGATCTTAGAGAGGCCAAGCGAGACCATGCACGAATTGGAATTGGGTTAGCCATGGTTTGGAAAATGGAAATGTTCAACAAATTAAAGCTTTgattatttgtgttgtttgatGTGGGTATGAAAATGTATGGCTCATGCAATTTATAGTGCTATGGATTGGTGAAACAAGAAGGAATTTTTATTACCGTAGCTTTTAACAACTAACAAACACCGAATGACAGGAAATTATGGGAAAAGCATTAGATTCGAATTCGAATGACATTTGGCAGTTCCAGCTGACACAAGCTAGCTATATTTGCATTATTTGGTATCAacccaaataaaaatatttgaagtgTTTTGCGTTTTGGGGCCCATGCTCTGACTTATTTCTAGTCTTAAACTCTTAGGAGACTTCTGTGCAGAATTCAATCCAATGTAACAAGTGAAAATTCAACACTAATGACTTACATCTGTTTCCTTAGTTATATAGCTGGAGATGCAATCATCCTACTTATATTTGTCTGTC
This region of Glycine max cultivar Williams 82 chromosome 7, Glycine_max_v4.0, whole genome shotgun sequence genomic DNA includes:
- the LOC102663748 gene encoding uncharacterized protein, which produces MANPIPIRPWSRLASLRSSPAPESHPKPHTAEPSLKTTNIFSNDNNESATKSLSPTPPDVHIPIQQNLKPTTPITFPPTKLKAQAQLQTKISEEEGNIEKPNGNGNGIGQKNEKEMTTTENELKKEKGIQTKISGSGGQYGIRVITISGENKGACMQITKSHKKPYPKMRSLYANSNVQCVNNSMVLHSSLTHHDPGVYLVIPKKPLGQGFHLKERDGSGQRN
- the LOC102663882 gene encoding uncharacterized protein, with the protein product MANPIPIRAWSRLASLRSSSAPNPESHPKPHTSEPSLKATNTCSRDNNESATKSLPTSPNVHNPMHSQKLKLITPMTFPPAKLKVHPQPRVEVTIEKPNGNASLKTEPGEIQKQGNGPNEKQVTNIENETKGNGIQSKLSSSEGNGIRVITISGENRGAHMQITKSRKKQQQPIHHKMGNSDGEKVRTLSSPPMRGVYGNSNVQCVNNSMLFHTSLTNHDPGMHLIIPKKPIGQGFHLKERVGGQRN